The genomic segment AAATGATTGATTTTTCAAAATATTCCGACGGCCTTGCACCGGTGATCATCCAGGATGCTGCCACCCAGGAGGTGCTGATGCTGGGATTTATGAACGCTGAAGCACTGGAAAAAACGAAATCGGAAGGTAAAGTCACTTTTTATTCCCGCAGTAAACAACGCCTCTGGACCAAGGGTGAAACTTCCAATAATTTTCTCCTTGTAAAAGAGATCCTGGAAGACTGCGATGCAGATACCCTGCTCATTAAAGCCGATCCGCAAGGGCCTACCTGTCATACCGGAACCACCAGTTGCTTTGGAACGGCTAATGATACGTTTTCATTGCAGGCATTGGAAAAGGTGATCCGGGACCGGAAAAACAATCCCACTGAAAAATCCTATACCGCCTCCCTGTTTGCAAAGGGCATTAATAAGATCGCCCAGAAAGTGGGTGAAGAAGCGGTTGAAATTGTGATCGAAGCAAAGGATAACAACCAGGAGCTGTTTCTTGGAGAAGCGGCCGACCTGATGTTCCACTACCTGGTACTTCTGCAAGCCAAAGGGGTTGAGCTAAAAGACGTCTTACAGGTATTGGAGGCAAGACATAAAAAATAAGAGATGAGCGTTCAGCATTCAGCGTTCAGAAGGGCACCGTTGCCGCCTGGAAATTACAGGGTCCTACCACTCCCTGTTTTTGACAGTCTCATCTGTCATTACAGCCAGGTTGAGCAACGGATGCTTTTTTAGTACGGACCAACGTTCCTGAGGATGATCTTTTTCAGGAAAAAACTCATTTCCGCCAAAAATCTCCTGTTTTTTACCGGTCATGAAGTTATAACTGGTTGCTGAAGTTTCTCCGCTTGCCCGGTGTAGCGACGACACATCCAGTCCAATCAATTCAAGCCTTCCGTTTTGAAACCGGAACGTATAATTCCAATCGGTAACTTCATAACTGCCGCAGCTCAGCCAGTAATGAAACCCCATTTTCAACACTCCTTTAACGATTCCAATGCTGCCATCGGCGAAGGGGTCAGACAGGCAGGGATTATCCGCACTGTTCACAGAAGGAAGGAATTGATCCGTATTTAAAATTTTCCGGTAGCCATCCCCTTCTTTGAAATAAATCAATAACCGGCGAGGGTTCAGATCCAGTGTATCCTGCCCCAGTCCGCTATGGATTTTAAAGTTTGCTGCACTGGTATTCCGGATCACCCACACCAGGTCAGGCAGCCGGTCTTTATTCAGATCGCCCATGATGAGCGTATCCGATACCCAGCCTTTGGGGATTGCTGTTTTAAGACCATCCGGCAGTGTGCCCGGTTGCGCCGCAGTGTACTGAACATAGATAGCGGCGACAAAGAAAAAAGCAGTTTTCAAAGGTTTCATATACACGGATAGGTTTCCTTAATTATGGATTGTCATTCAAATTAATATCGGGCCAGCAAGTTCCCAAAAATAACCTTAAAAAAAATTAAATTAATATTAACACCCAAAAACAGCGCTATCTTTGGTTACTTTACGAAGTTCAGTGTACCAATATTAAATTTGCGTATTGAATAAACGATATCGATACCTGGTTATACTGGCCGTATCCATGTTAACGCCATTTGCTTTTGAGACTACTGCACTTGCGCAAACAATTGATACGGTACGCATTCCTCCAATGCCTTCCATGCAGGAGATCATGAAAGACTGGGGGCCCAGGGACTCTACAAAAGTAGCAGCCATCTGGTACGGCCCCGACTATAATTCCTTTAAAATGATGCCCTACACAGAAGAGCCCAATATATGGATCTCCAAACTTCCCCCGGCGCAACTGGAAAAAGTCAAAAAAGAATGGAGCCGTCTGCGGAACGCGGTATACGTATGTTACCCCTACGCCCGTATTGCCGGTGCTACCATTAATCAGATCAGTCGTCAGTTGCAGGGCGTTACAGACAAAAAAGCCCGTAAGGCGATCATCAAATCAAAAGAAAAAGAGTTAAAAAAACAATTTTCCGATCCTCTCTCCAACCTTTCTGTATACCAGGGTAAGGTACTGATGAAACTGATTTACCGTCAAACCGGCTCCGACTGTTATGAGATCATCCGGGAATACAAAGGAGGATTGAATGCACGCGTGTACCAAACCGTAGCGTTCTTTTATGGGAGCGACCTGAAGCAAGACTATGATATCCGGAAGGATCCATTTGACCGGCAGATAGAAGATTTCGTACAGGAGATTAACAATACATGGTATGGCAATCCCTACCGGTAATAATCAGCCGGCTTTCCTTCCTTCTGAAATGCGTATCTTTGTTTAAGACCAATAATATGAAACTTGAAAAATCACTACTGCTACTGATTGCCGCTGCTGTTGCCGTTAATGTAGCACCCTCCTGCTCAAAAAATAAAGAGGACAAAAAGCTGGCTGCAGCAAAAGAAAAAGAAAAGAAAGATAAACTGCCCCTTTTTTCCTGTCCGGCATGTGGTATGGGGTAATACTTCGCTGACCAATGGCCGAAATTCATAGCACTATTGCCTGCAACCTAGATGCGGATATTTTATCTGCATGCCTGCCCCTGTTTGAATCCGGATCGGTGGACGCCATTGAATGGTCGTTCGATGCCCTGCATCAACGCCGGGAACTACCCGAATGGTTCAAGGCGCTGCTCACTGCCTTTAGCCGGGATAATCGCCTGATCGGCCATGGTATTTTTTTTCCATCTTTTCCGGGAAATGGCTGCCGGAGCAGGAGCAATGGCTTAAAAGTCTGAAAAAATATGCAGCGGATTACCATTTCGAGCATATTACAGAACATTTTGGATTCATGACTGGAAAGGATTTTCATCATGGTGCCCCACTTAGCATTCCCTTTTCACCGGTCACATTAGCGATCGGCATTGACCGCGTGCAACGCATCCAGGAGGCCTGCCGTTGCCCAGTAGGTCTGGAAAATCTTGCTTTTTCATATTCCCTTGATGATGTCAAACGACACGGGGTATTTTTAGAAAAACTGGTGGAACCCGTCAACGGCTTTATCATCCTGGATTTACACAATCTTTTTTGCCAGATACATAATTTTAATGTTGATTTTGAATCCATACTGGCATATTATCCTCTGAATCGCGTAAGAGAGATTCATATCTCCGGCGGCAGCTGGGAACCGTCCGTTGCCGTTCCTTCAACCATCATACGGCGCGATACCCATGATGAAAAAGTGCCGGATACTGTTTTTGATTTTTTACGCAAAACCATTCCGCGCTGTCCAAACCTGAAATTTGTGGTGCTGGAGCAACTGGGAACCGGCCTCAGGAGTGAAGCAAGCAGGGTTGCCTTCCGGGATGATTTTCTGCAAATGCAGGCCATTGTAAAGGCAGCTTCTTTAAAGGCCGCTCCAATCAATACATTCCAGCCTCCATCCTTCCGGCCAAACACTGCGCCTGTAGAAAATCGTCTGTTATACCAGCAACAAACCACGCTATCCCTTATTCTTGAGCAAGCAGGTTCGGAAGCCGAAGCCCGTGGTCAACTGGAATCCTCCATACTGGCAAATTCCGACTGGCAGATCGAACACTGGAATGCAGCAATGCTGGAAACCGCAGTGCACCTTGCCCAAAAATGGAAAAACGGCTTTACCCCGGATACATAAACACCCACATTTCGCGGTTCATTTTTCCCATTTTGATCCGTTATCAAAAAACGGCATTATCCGGTCGCTTCGCCCGATTTTTTATAGTTATAAAATATCTGTAATACTAACTGACATTCAACCAAAATGACTTCTTTATCCCTATTTTTGTCATCATTGAAAAAAAGACGCGTTTTAACATGAATTTCAGAAAAGTAAACAACCTAACCGGCTGGGTGGTTTTTGCCATTGCTACCCTCACGTATTCACTAACCCGGGAAGCCCGCGGCTCGCTTTGGGATTGTGGTGAATTTGTTGCTACGGCCTATAAATTACAGATGGCACACCCTCCGGGCGCACCGATGTTTAGCCTGCTGGGGCGGATCTTTATCCTCCTTTTTGGAGATAATCCGCAAACAGCTGCCAATGCTGTAAACTTTATGAGCGCATTGGTAAGCGCGGCTACCATCCTGTTTCTTTTCTGGACGATCACGCATTTTGCGCGGAAGATGTTCGCAGGATCCGGCGAGTCGCTTACCGGTCAGCAGATCTTTACCGTAATGACCGCGGGGACCGTTGGTGCCCTCGCATACACATTTACCGATTCATTCTGGTATAGTGCCGTTGAAGGTGAGGTTTATGCGCTGTCTTCTTTTTTCACAGGCCTGGTATTTTGGGCAATGCTCAAATGGGAACACGCCGATGAGCTGGCTGGTGCCGATGAAGACGCCCGGGCGCGCAGCGACCGCTGGATTGTATTCCTGTTTTTCATGATGGGCTTATCCATTGGCGTACACCTGCTCAACCTGCTCACCATTCCTGCCATCGTAATGATCTATTACTACCGCCGGTATA from the Niabella agricola genome contains:
- the hisIE gene encoding bifunctional phosphoribosyl-AMP cyclohydrolase/phosphoribosyl-ATP diphosphatase HisIE: MIDFSKYSDGLAPVIIQDAATQEVLMLGFMNAEALEKTKSEGKVTFYSRSKQRLWTKGETSNNFLLVKEILEDCDADTLLIKADPQGPTCHTGTTSCFGTANDTFSLQALEKVIRDRKNNPTEKSYTASLFAKGINKIAQKVGEEAVEIVIEAKDNNQELFLGEAADLMFHYLVLLQAKGVELKDVLQVLEARHKK
- a CDS encoding DUF4294 domain-containing protein, which gives rise to MNKRYRYLVILAVSMLTPFAFETTALAQTIDTVRIPPMPSMQEIMKDWGPRDSTKVAAIWYGPDYNSFKMMPYTEEPNIWISKLPPAQLEKVKKEWSRLRNAVYVCYPYARIAGATINQISRQLQGVTDKKARKAIIKSKEKELKKQFSDPLSNLSVYQGKVLMKLIYRQTGSDCYEIIREYKGGLNARVYQTVAFFYGSDLKQDYDIRKDPFDRQIEDFVQEINNTWYGNPYR
- a CDS encoding multinuclear nonheme iron-dependent oxidase, which translates into the protein MTEHFGFMTGKDFHHGAPLSIPFSPVTLAIGIDRVQRIQEACRCPVGLENLAFSYSLDDVKRHGVFLEKLVEPVNGFIILDLHNLFCQIHNFNVDFESILAYYPLNRVREIHISGGSWEPSVAVPSTIIRRDTHDEKVPDTVFDFLRKTIPRCPNLKFVVLEQLGTGLRSEASRVAFRDDFLQMQAIVKAASLKAAPINTFQPPSFRPNTAPVENRLLYQQQTTLSLILEQAGSEAEARGQLESSILANSDWQIEHWNAAMLETAVHLAQKWKNGFTPDT
- a CDS encoding chryseobasin-related MNIO class RiPP peptide, whose translation is MKLEKSLLLLIAAAVAVNVAPSCSKNKEDKKLAAAKEKEKKDKLPLFSCPACGMG